In Myxococcota bacterium, a single window of DNA contains:
- a CDS encoding TauD/TfdA family dioxygenase, producing the protein MQVRRYSAGCGAVVEGIDLAHFSEGDRHELWKAFLEHGVLFFEGQRLTPEAHIALARRLGTIVVNEFFPESSAQREIAEVRKEKEQRTNIGGGWHTDHSYDAEPALGSILVARELPESGGDTLFANLYAAYESLSDGLKRTLEGLYAKHSNRHLYGPDGFYTKSDLGAQLKADGRTSEAVHPAVITHPDSGRKALYVNPGHTLRFEGWSAAESQSLLQYLYAHVTKPEFTCRFRWTPGAVAFWDNRCTWHYAVNDYHGERRLMHRITLAGSALS; encoded by the coding sequence ATGCAGGTGCGCCGGTACTCTGCGGGCTGCGGTGCGGTCGTCGAAGGCATCGACCTCGCGCACTTCTCCGAGGGCGATCGACACGAGCTGTGGAAGGCGTTCCTCGAGCACGGCGTGCTGTTCTTCGAGGGCCAGCGACTCACGCCCGAAGCTCACATCGCGCTCGCCCGCCGGCTGGGCACGATCGTGGTGAACGAGTTCTTCCCCGAGAGCAGCGCGCAGCGTGAGATCGCAGAGGTGCGCAAGGAGAAGGAGCAGCGAACCAACATCGGCGGCGGCTGGCACACGGACCACAGCTACGACGCGGAGCCGGCGCTCGGCTCGATCCTGGTCGCGCGCGAGCTGCCCGAGTCGGGCGGTGACACGCTGTTCGCGAACCTGTACGCCGCCTACGAGTCACTTTCCGACGGGCTGAAACGCACGCTCGAGGGTCTCTACGCGAAGCACTCGAACCGCCACCTGTACGGCCCCGACGGCTTCTACACCAAGAGCGACCTGGGCGCGCAGCTCAAGGCGGACGGCCGGACCAGCGAGGCCGTGCACCCGGCGGTCATCACCCACCCCGACTCGGGGCGAAAGGCGCTCTACGTGAACCCCGGACACACGCTGCGCTTCGAGGGCTGGAGCGCGGCCGAGAGCCAGTCGCTGCTGCAGTATCTCTACGCGCACGTGACCAAGCCCGAGTTCACCTGCCGCTTCCGCTGGACGCCGGGCGCGGTCGCGTTCTGGGACAACCGCTGCACCTGGCACTACGCCGTGAACGACTACCACGGCGAACGCCGGCTCATGCACCGGATCACGCTGGCGGGGTCGGCGTTGTCGTGA